The genome window ATTGATGTTGCAGAGGACTTTTCAGACAGTTTTGCTCGCTGGGTAAACTCCGGAGAGACGCTCTGCCATTGAAATCAGCTAAAAATCACACAGCACTAAGCATTGAAATTGAGCTTGTTCAGAAGTGGCGTCCTCGTGAGCATCACTTAAATTTCAGACGGATGAAAACCAAAACGAATACTTTTATATACCAGCCTTTAGATATGTGATAGTATATagtcaaatatatattaccCTCACTAGTGATTTCAGTGTTAATTTGACTTGTGAACCCCTTGCACAAAGACTATAGTATAAAAAAGTAAATGAGTTGCCATTCCTTTTGTAGCTTTCTCTGTTTTGTGACTACTGTTGTAAATATTGTATATCTTTATATAACTTGGAGCTTTGCTGTTAAGTTTATCTGTAATCTATTGATCGCACTGATATCTGTGTCACGTAGTTAATTATCTTCCTACAATCAGAATATGAAATGTCCGAAAACTTAAAAGTTGGCTCGAATTTTCATGTTACACAAAACAGCTACGAAACCATCCTATTAATATGGAATATTGTTATGTCTTCAGCTCGTCTTGTACACAAGTCATGACCCCAATCGACACGAGCTCGTCAAATTTACAGGAATAATTAGATGTGTTGTAGTATTGaactatttgttttatatatatatgcgcaTTGCGgtggtctataaaaattatattattaattcaatattaatatttgtatagtACTTTGTATAgtacaataattttgtggctgtttataagaagtatattaatgattaaaaattaatatttgtaggataaattaaattttatattataaagatcTTGATGTAATACGAATACCAATATATAAAACTGCAaaatttggactataattcatggtggaaaaaagaaaataaatttctacacgtaattaacaatttaaagtacgacgaatcttagttttatttgtgttttttttttttttttgaaaaataatcatgttgtTACATTGTCactttattctaatttttttggattgattatgcacaaaaatatctttaacttaaatccgtgagatagcggtgtTTAACTGTCATTGCttgtaacaacttttattttttaatactgttcATACAGCCTTCACTTtaaaaagttgcttgaacggagcaaacaaatCATGCAacaaaaatttttaattaagggGAAAAAAACCAAGTTGGAACAAAAATAATTAGTTTTGTactaattttctaaataaaaaaataatatataataaccgGTTTTGCACTAGTTTTGAGAAAACATCAGACTACTTTGATTGCCCGATATCCATACTTTATATCGACACggcttttttattaaaaaatgcgGTAAATCGAGATGACATTTTTTGGATATATGATAGGTTTTTCTATCGAAACCATGATCGCGAAGACCCAAACTCCATATCCAcactcatttatataaaaaatatttttattgagtaggtttaaaaatatgaagaggaattactatattatataaatagggattttctatggtgtgctcaagggcacacaatagtccctaactccaataaaaatagttTCTTTTGATTAGTGGATGAATAATGAATGAGaatggccccctgcattcacatcaactccaccaatcagaataggccatttttatagaatttagtgattattatgtgcccttgggcacacattagaaaaaccgatataaataatataaatcatcactatattatcttttgcatcaaaaaaaatcactatattatcttaaaaataaaaatatgatacagTAAGATGTTAAGATTCTGAAAATTAAACTAACCTCAATGAAGTTTAATAGTTGTGAtcttatagttatttataagttCAAAAGATTCAAATATTAAAGacatcaaaaattaatttcttttagtattaattataaataataatatttaaaataaggaTTGATAATAATTTCACAAGCATTTTATTTGGCTATTTTTGccctttattttctttaatatataatagtaGACTTAATTTGATATACTTGTGAGTTAAAAAGgcaatttgatattattattttcaattttataatattggtgctttaatttttcaataatGGAATTTCATAGTTATGATATTTTTAACTGTATCATTCGATAAGTTAGTATGATTCAAAAATGATTTgaatgagaaaatataattataacagTTAAAAATAtccatataataaatatgacaaTCAAcaacataattaatatttatataaaaacaagtaAATTAGTTTGATATATAATCACGAAAATttgtcaaattattttttttataaaaatgaacGACAGACTCTTTCTTTAGGAGAAATGACTTTTTTaataatacaaatttaataaaatactaaatatacttctttttagaaaaatagaaaatttaaaGATGCGGCTAATCTAAGATCtttaaagaaaatttcaaagttAATATAGTAGTATAATGGTTATGACATAAATTTATGACAGGGAGATTAAAGATTCGATTCTTATTGTCAAAgaatattcatttattttagTATATGGAATAAGATGACAACacttttgaaaaattttaatatataagaatAAAATTGTAATTTCTCAACTATTAAAATGGTTGTTTTTATCATTTGGTTGAACTTTAATATATAGTGATAGataaataatttgattaaattaaatcaaagtataaaatcaattaaattagaaaaaccCCGAAACTAGATCAGGTCGCCTCTTCTCATATGTCTGTCACGAGTCGTACTTCTATGGACCAGACAATGGCAGGCCCGACACGGACCGCCCGGTTGGTTAGATCTGCGCTATCTGATTCGGTGCATTGTCACGGACCGTCCGGTTGACTTAGATCTGCGTTATCTGATTCAGTGCATTGTCTAGTACATATAATCTTGGGCTTTTTTAGAAAATACCCGAgctgtaaaaattattttcaaaaatatggtgcaacctcatttgcaatcTCGTGTGTAATGCCACTAATATGAAAATCAATTGTAAATAAACTGTATTGCAACTTCAGTTACAACTTTCAtcgtattttttaaaataagtttaaaaatacaaatatttttgcaaatttcccCAATAATCTTTCTTTACtctttatttgttcaatatgcCTGTTAATAATGTAAAAGCTCCTCACATGGGGACTTTAGTCATGCAGAGTATCTCCAATAAACTCTTAAATcactatttaaaatataatattatatatggatTCTAGTGAATCAAGATATTGAAAAGGATGACAACTCCGATGCttctctttatacttgctccttattcatataaatgagggGGGAAAGTAAAAAGAATGAAATGTTGAGGTTAAAATTGAAGagaaattaatattatgttcataaataaaaattaaaagctaCTAGATGTTTTttactcttaaatttttaaagagtttctaaGAACTTATTGGAGCTATCATTTTTGCCTTGGCTCTTCATATTTAAAGTTAAGAGGTTGTTCAGAGAATTCTTCGGAGATGCTCATGATACCGATGGCGATCGAGACTATATATTTGATGTACGATGAAGCTTGATAGAATAGACAATAAATTGGTATAAAAGATCTGCGTGCATTCACACTAATATAAATGTGTATAAATCTAAATCTGTCCATATATATTTGAGTTGATTTAAACCATCCGATTTGTTTCATCTGGGTACATTGTAACAAACTCTGTTTAAAATTAGTTATCAATTTGGTTAAATTTAGATTGCTTCAACCTGAAAATATTCGTATACACACAAAAAATACTAGATGATATTTTTATCATTGTTAGCTTGAAATCAAATAGGTATCAACCATATGAAATGCCTGTGAAAGTTCTCATGTTTTGAATGTATACAATGATGCCGTGAGTGAAAGAAGATCCGATGAAATATAATAGCAATTGAAACCGAAAATTTctcaattttcttgaatttcatgATAGTAGGGTAGGCTGTGGTTTTATTAGGCATGGATGAGCAGAGGGGAGGCAGGGTGAATGGAATTCGACAGATTGTGAAGCTTAAGGAAATTATTCACAAGTGGCATCATCCAACAATTGGTCACAAGGCGGATCATGGTAGCTCTTCTAATCCATCGCCTACCCGAGACATTTCACCAGAAATTAGTAAGAGATTGAGTGGCTGCAATGTGTATGTTGATCTAGATGACGAAAGCAGCCAAAGTCTAGATCCACCGCAAGGCGTTCCAAAAGGGTCCTTGGCTGTTTATGTTGGTCCGGAGCTTCGAAGGTTTATAATTCCTACAAGCTATCTTAGTGATCCCCTGTTTAAGAGGCTTTTGGAGAAGGTTGAGGAAGAATTTGGATTTGATCATAGCGGGGGGCTTACAATTCCCTGTGAGACGGAGACCTTCAAGTATCTTTTAAATTGCATGGAGAATCATCAGAAGGAGCTTGGTGTTCATGACAATGGTGAGTCCGCACATTCACTTGAAATTTTACTTCTTTTTTACTTGTGAATGTTGACCCGTGTGTGAATCTGATCTTGTACTGATTGTTTATTACTCAGCAGCTGATAGTTGAACAGGCAATGAGGATTGAAAAGAGAGCCGCTCAGCCACAACTTATGTTTGGACTAGTGAATATTATTCTGGTGTAGGACTACCAGATCAAATTTATATCTCGAGTAATTGCGAGAAATAGAGAAGAGGAAAGGGAAAATGATGTTGTAGGAGCAACAGGTGAATATggatatatatgtatgtttacTGTTGTGATTGTTTTCAGCTAGAACTGCTGATGtcaatgcaattttttttttctggtttTGTAAACTACTGGAGCTTTTGATTATAATCTTTAGAATGTTGCAAGGAGAAAGAACGAGGCCAATATGCCAAATACAGGTAACAAGACTGACTAGTTCGAGATTATCATCACCATAATCCAATGACATAACAATAAAGGTTGGCGCAACTCTTAACCAGAATTTTGAATGTAAAATATCATTAAGCGAAAAATGAGACAAAACTACAAAAGAGCCTATGGTATATTTGAAGAAAAAACCTATCAATACAATAGTTTTATTTCTGCATTGCCTCCTTGATTGTCAAAAGTATTTATCAATACGATAGTTCTATTTCTGCATTGCCTCCTTGATTGTCAAAAGTATTTGTGATCCTACAACAGCAATTCACCTCATTACCACTCCGAAATCGAGCACTGATCATCCTTAACATACTCACCCTCAAATCCTTTGCTACACCACAATACTTGCATTCCTGTTTCTTCTGTGGAACTACTTAAACCCTGCGACTAAATTCTTTCTTCTATCCCTACTTCTCAAGATCTTTGCAAGTTATACACCATATAAATCACATTACACCGATGAATCTGGCTGCAAGATTTAGCACAGTTTCCATTCTACTTTTCATTTATCAAAACGATGAATCCGCAGACATCTATTCCTGTGAAAGAGTGCTATGACCTATTATGTGGAGATATGTTTCCTAACCAATTTGGGACCATATTCTGGGGTACTTGAAACAAATTTTACAGAGGCAACAAGGTCTTTGTTCCTGAAACAAGGTATTTAGTTCCATGTGCATAAAAACACAGCCCTGAAAACTTCCGTCCTTGTTCTTAGGTTGGTGAAGTTTGGGAATCCTCGGTTCGAGGAACTAGTCCGGAAGATCACTCTAACACATCACTATTAATCTAACTGTAAATGCCAAGTAATGCTTTGAACATTTCCGCGACAACTAGTATTTATGCAATTGCTGCAAATTTTTTGTGCTATTTAATGGTTGATGGAGCCGGAATCTGTTCCACTCTTTTGTTCTCCCTTAGGAATGCCCTAGTAATTTGTATTTTCCTGTTGGGTCAATAATACTATTACTTAACAAAAGTCAAAAGGAGAGAGAAATTTGAGGAGACTGGGTACCAGGTGATCCTCAGTTCTAGGCTACAAATTTAGGGGCAGTTTGGCTTCACCTAAAAGAAATGACTTAtcgcttaaagtaaagaagagTATTATTAGTGATAAGTgaacttgac of Daucus carota subsp. sativus chromosome 3, DH1 v3.0, whole genome shotgun sequence contains these proteins:
- the LOC108213784 gene encoding indole-3-acetic acid-induced protein ARG7 isoform X2 produces the protein MDEQRGGRVNGIRQIVKLKEIIHKWHHPTIGHKADHGSSSNPSPTRDISPEISKRLSGCNVYVDLDDESSQSLDPPQGVPKGSLAVYVGPELRRFIIPTSYLSDPLFKRLLEKVEEEFGFDHSGGLTIPCETETFKYLLNCMENHQKELGVHDNADS
- the LOC108213784 gene encoding indole-3-acetic acid-induced protein ARG7 isoform X1, whose amino-acid sequence is MDEQRGGRVNGIRQIVKLKEIIHKWHHPTIGHKADHGSSSNPSPTRDISPEISKRLSGCNVYVDLDDESSQSLDPPQGVPKGSLAVYVGPELRRFIIPTSYLSDPLFKRLLEKVEEEFGFDHSGGLTIPCETETFKYLLNCMENHQKELGVHDNAADS